The Saprospiraceae bacterium genome includes a window with the following:
- a CDS encoding PhnA domain-containing protein → MSLLSTELTTRCKSKCEICGAGGKLYPYVVPPKTGNHLDEQVAICSICQEQLDKPEMIDTTHWRCINDCMWSSVPAVQVISYRMLQALSDQVWAQDLLGMIYMDDETLEWADGSGGDVNVHKDSNGNILQAGDTVVIIKDLDVKGANFTAKRGTSVRRISLVQDNPELIEGRVNDQLIFLLTKFVKKG, encoded by the coding sequence ATGAGTTTACTATCTACCGAACTTACAACAAGGTGTAAGTCAAAGTGCGAAATCTGTGGTGCTGGTGGCAAGTTATACCCATACGTTGTTCCTCCCAAAACCGGAAATCATCTCGATGAGCAGGTAGCTATATGCAGTATTTGTCAGGAACAGCTGGATAAACCGGAAATGATTGATACCACACACTGGAGATGTATCAATGACTGTATGTGGAGCTCTGTGCCGGCTGTTCAGGTGATTTCTTACCGCATGTTGCAGGCATTAAGTGATCAGGTGTGGGCTCAGGATTTGCTCGGTATGATCTATATGGATGATGAAACACTCGAATGGGCAGATGGCTCTGGTGGCGATGTCAATGTTCACAAAGATAGCAACGGGAACATCTTACAGGCTGGCGATACAGTGGTTATTATTAAGGATCTGGATGTAAAAGGAGCCAATTTTACGGCCAAAAGAGGAACTTCTGTAAGACGGATTTCATTGGTGCAGGACAATCCTGAACTGATCGAAGGCAGAGTCAATGACCAGCTGATCTTTTTACTCACAAAATTTGTGAAAAAAGGTTAA
- a CDS encoding response regulator transcription factor, whose translation MAKVFYVEDDANLSFVVKDCLQIAGHEVHHFSKGDEALKAFNKFEYDICILDVMLPNLDGFSLTKAIRQKNPHIPVIFISARVQIHDKLEGLQTGGDDYIFKPFSIEELLLKVNIFMKRKVATPITTPAEEIKFDIGSFHFDYNHMELKTPTGMVRLTGREADLLIFFNKNRNKIIKRKDILIALWGKDDYFLGRSLDVFISRLRKFLSGDPSVSIENIPRVGFKFRVD comes from the coding sequence ATGGCAAAAGTGTTTTATGTAGAGGACGACGCTAATCTCAGTTTTGTAGTGAAAGACTGTCTCCAGATTGCCGGGCATGAAGTACATCATTTCAGTAAAGGTGATGAGGCGTTAAAGGCCTTCAATAAGTTTGAGTATGATATATGTATCCTGGATGTCATGCTGCCCAATCTTGATGGTTTTTCGCTTACTAAGGCCATCAGACAAAAAAATCCCCATATTCCTGTCATTTTTATTTCTGCCAGAGTACAGATCCACGACAAACTGGAAGGCCTTCAAACCGGCGGTGACGATTATATATTCAAACCATTCAGTATCGAAGAGTTGCTTTTGAAAGTTAATATTTTCATGAAAAGGAAAGTGGCAACCCCCATAACGACACCTGCGGAAGAAATAAAATTTGACATTGGTTCTTTCCATTTTGACTACAATCATATGGAGTTAAAAACACCAACCGGAATGGTAAGGCTTACTGGAAGAGAGGCGGATCTGCTCATTTTTTTCAATAAAAACAGGAATAAAATCATCAAAAGGAAAGATATTCTGATTGCACTATGGGGTAAAGATGATTATTTTCTGGGTAGAAGTCTGGATGTATTTATTTCCAGGCTGCGCAAATTTTTATCCGGTGATCCATCAGTAAGTATTGAAAATATACCGCGAGTTGGGTTTAAATTCAGGGTGGATTGA
- a CDS encoding sugar phosphate isomerase/epimerase gives MKRRTFLQSSIAAPAAIMTTESFLPVKTNLKVKIMNTDWGFSGTTEEFCKKTKDAGYDGIEIWWPGHEKFRSMAGILQKYELEVGFLCGGHSSEFAKHTKEFKEAVDAATSGISQKPLYINCHSGKDFFTFDQNAALIEFTLEKEAKTGIEILHETHRGRMCYSAPVTKMFLDRYKKMKLTLDISHWTNVHESMLDNQKDTINQALNHSHHIHARIGHEQGPQVNDPSAPEWKEHVEKHLLWWDKVVAQREKSGYKHISFTTEFGPPNYLQALPYTRQAVANQWDINVHMKNLIKNRYTL, from the coding sequence ATGAAACGCAGAACATTTTTACAATCATCTATTGCTGCTCCGGCTGCGATCATGACAACAGAGTCATTTTTACCCGTAAAAACCAATCTAAAGGTAAAAATAATGAACACGGATTGGGGTTTTTCAGGTACAACGGAGGAGTTTTGCAAAAAAACAAAAGATGCCGGATATGACGGTATTGAAATTTGGTGGCCGGGGCATGAAAAATTTAGATCTATGGCAGGTATTTTGCAAAAATATGAACTGGAAGTAGGTTTTTTATGTGGAGGACATTCTTCTGAATTTGCAAAACATACGAAAGAATTTAAAGAAGCTGTTGATGCTGCCACATCTGGAATCAGCCAAAAACCACTATATATCAATTGCCATTCGGGCAAAGATTTTTTTACCTTTGATCAGAATGCCGCATTGATTGAATTTACCCTGGAAAAGGAAGCCAAAACCGGCATAGAAATTCTACATGAAACCCATCGCGGCAGGATGTGTTACTCCGCACCGGTCACTAAAATGTTTTTAGACCGATATAAAAAAATGAAATTGACTCTTGATATTTCTCATTGGACCAATGTACACGAATCGATGCTGGATAACCAGAAAGACACAATCAATCAGGCATTGAATCATTCACATCATATTCACGCCAGGATCGGTCATGAACAAGGACCACAGGTCAACGACCCTAGTGCACCTGAATGGAAAGAACATGTCGAAAAACATCTGTTGTGGTGGGATAAGGTAGTGGCACAAAGAGAAAAATCAGGATACAAACACATCTCTTTCACCACTGAATTTGGTCCTCCAAACTATTTACAAGCATTGCCATATACCCGTCAAGCCGTTGCCAATCAATGGGACATCAATGTGCATATGAAAAACCTGATAAAAAACAGATATACTTTATGA
- a CDS encoding endonuclease/exonuclease/phosphatase family protein: MYRALFIFILLVFYSGCQAQRPSTTIKVMTWNILHGANDIKDGKNNAVRIIRALNPDVILMVETYGSGKTIADALGYHFHLIAPEGTPSDQKEINLSILSRFPFGNRIDTPFPFYLGGREIIINGKRIRFFSNWCHYLPWEDEPEKMGKSVQELLEWEKSGKKYEMIQQVLPYIKQYADEADSIPLIIGGDFNTPSHLDWGIETRALHNDLVVPWYVTKVLEDIGLVDTYRTIHPDPVTYPGITWHTKGASDAHRIDYIFYKSPILKPLKSETYKTFLNEIFTINGENILYPSDHGIVLTTFEIKQ; this comes from the coding sequence ATGTACAGAGCCTTATTTATTTTTATTTTGCTGGTATTTTATTCCGGTTGTCAGGCACAGAGACCTTCCACCACCATTAAAGTGATGACGTGGAACATCCTGCACGGAGCCAATGATATCAAAGACGGAAAAAATAACGCTGTCCGGATCATCAGGGCATTAAATCCGGACGTCATATTGATGGTAGAAACCTATGGTTCGGGCAAAACCATTGCTGATGCATTAGGTTATCATTTTCATTTGATTGCTCCGGAAGGTACTCCTTCAGACCAAAAGGAGATCAATTTATCTATATTATCCAGATTTCCTTTTGGCAATAGAATCGATACTCCTTTTCCTTTTTATCTTGGTGGAAGAGAGATTATCATAAACGGTAAAAGGATCAGATTTTTTAGCAATTGGTGTCATTATCTGCCATGGGAAGATGAACCTGAAAAAATGGGAAAATCAGTGCAAGAACTGTTGGAGTGGGAAAAATCCGGAAAGAAGTATGAAATGATACAACAAGTATTGCCGTATATAAAACAATATGCCGATGAAGCGGATTCTATTCCTTTGATAATAGGCGGAGATTTTAATACTCCGTCTCATTTGGATTGGGGCATCGAAACAAGGGCATTACACAACGACCTGGTAGTTCCATGGTATGTCACTAAAGTACTGGAAGATATCGGTTTGGTGGATACGTACAGAACAATTCACCCTGATCCTGTCACATATCCTGGCATCACCTGGCATACCAAAGGCGCTAGTGATGCTCATCGTATTGACTATATATTTTACAAAAGCCCGATATTAAAGCCACTCAAATCTGAGACCTACAAAACTTTTTTAAACGAAATATTTACTATAAATGGTGAAAATATTTTGTATCCATCTGACCACGGCATAGTGTTGACCACTTTTGAAATCAAACAATGA
- a CDS encoding DUF1501 domain-containing protein: MNDKIVKEAIHAHLQMETRRNFIKQSFLGLGGLALGTMMSCQTKPGPTSLNLFDPKNPLAPRPPHFAPKARSVIYLHMAGAPSQLELFDYKPELAKLDGQDCPQSFLEGKKFAFIRGVPKMLASTAEFRQHGESGATISNYLPHLSTVADEISFLKAVSTDQFNHAPAQLLMHTGSARLGRPGLGAWATYGLGSVNADLPAYIVLTSGGNNPDAGKSIWGSGFLPSVYQGVQCRSHGQPVLFLDDPKGLNRDLRKLSIDAINEVNQAEYNEYQDPEILSRINQYEMAFRMQISAPEVMNIFDEPQYIHDMYGTTPGKATFANNVLLARKLVENGVRFVQLFDWGWDTHGTQAKESVDIGLQNKCRQTDKAITALILDLKQRGLLDETLIVWGGEFGRTPMAENREGKPNAFKGRDHHAEAFTMWMAGGGIKRGHTYGATDELGYYATEGKLEVFDIQATILNRLGFDHEKLTYEFQGRPFRLTDVGGKVIHEILA; the protein is encoded by the coding sequence ATGAATGATAAAATAGTGAAAGAAGCCATCCATGCGCATCTTCAGATGGAGACAAGACGCAATTTTATCAAACAAAGCTTCCTGGGCTTGGGAGGGCTTGCCTTGGGCACCATGATGTCATGCCAGACTAAGCCTGGTCCAACGTCATTAAATTTATTTGATCCTAAAAATCCTTTGGCTCCGCGTCCGCCTCATTTTGCACCCAAGGCCAGATCGGTTATATATTTGCATATGGCAGGTGCACCTTCCCAGTTGGAATTATTTGATTACAAACCCGAACTGGCAAAACTGGATGGTCAGGATTGTCCTCAATCATTTTTGGAAGGGAAAAAATTTGCCTTTATCAGAGGTGTTCCTAAAATGCTGGCTTCAACTGCCGAATTCAGACAACACGGAGAAAGTGGTGCTACCATAAGTAATTATCTGCCACATCTTTCTACGGTGGCCGATGAGATCAGTTTTCTCAAAGCGGTGAGTACTGATCAATTCAATCATGCTCCCGCACAATTGCTCATGCATACCGGATCAGCAAGATTGGGAAGGCCAGGCTTGGGTGCATGGGCGACCTACGGTTTGGGTAGTGTAAATGCTGATTTGCCGGCATACATCGTATTAACGTCAGGAGGCAATAATCCGGATGCCGGCAAAAGTATATGGGGAAGTGGTTTTTTGCCTTCTGTCTATCAGGGAGTACAATGCAGATCACATGGACAGCCGGTGTTGTTTCTGGACGATCCTAAAGGCCTGAACAGAGACCTGAGAAAGCTATCCATAGATGCCATCAATGAAGTCAATCAAGCAGAGTACAATGAGTATCAGGATCCTGAGATTTTAAGTAGAATCAACCAATATGAGATGGCGTTCAGAATGCAGATTTCTGCACCGGAAGTGATGAATATATTTGACGAGCCACAGTATATCCACGACATGTATGGGACTACTCCGGGCAAAGCTACATTTGCCAATAATGTACTTCTTGCCAGAAAACTTGTGGAAAATGGTGTTCGTTTTGTACAGCTTTTTGATTGGGGATGGGACACCCACGGTACTCAGGCCAAAGAATCAGTGGATATCGGTCTTCAGAATAAATGCAGGCAAACTGACAAAGCCATCACAGCGCTGATCCTGGATCTGAAACAAAGAGGGCTGCTCGACGAAACCCTCATCGTCTGGGGTGGTGAGTTTGGCCGTACACCTATGGCAGAAAATAGGGAAGGTAAACCAAATGCGTTCAAAGGCAGGGATCATCATGCTGAAGCATTTACTATGTGGATGGCTGGTGGCGGTATCAAAAGGGGACATACATATGGCGCGACAGACGAACTTGGCTATTATGCTACAGAAGGAAAATTAGAAGTATTTGATATACAAGCGACTATTCTGAATCGACTGGGTTTTGACCATGAAAAACTGACGTATGAATTCCAGGGACGACCATTCAGATTGACAGATGTTGGGGGAAAAGTGATTCATGAAATACTGGCGTAA
- a CDS encoding thioredoxin family protein — protein sequence MTIRIIILFLLFTNSYRLQSQSHLFGKVPLDSLMKFDWYQKNAEKYTSDKEVIMKLKKQKLDEYSIKVFFGTWCGDTKRELPILMKVLNEISFPFEKISFYAVSSADSIYKQCKQREEKGLNIFRVGTFIIEKNGAEINRIVEFPKYSMEVDLLKIISGETYTPQYAAYSKIIEWLNDGTLSSKNVSGYNLASQLRGSVSYYGELNACGYVLLADKMYTEAQKVFQTNTVLFPEKSEVWHSLAESHYKMVQKSQALWCIDQGLRVNKSSELVKEFLDLHEKVVMLK from the coding sequence ATGACAATCAGAATTATCATTTTATTTTTATTGTTTACCAATTCTTACAGATTGCAAAGCCAGAGTCATCTGTTTGGGAAAGTCCCTTTGGACAGTTTGATGAAATTTGATTGGTACCAAAAAAATGCTGAAAAATATACTTCCGATAAAGAGGTAATCATGAAGCTGAAAAAGCAAAAATTAGATGAATACAGTATCAAAGTCTTTTTTGGTACATGGTGTGGAGATACAAAAAGAGAGCTTCCTATATTGATGAAGGTATTGAATGAGATATCGTTTCCATTTGAAAAAATATCATTTTATGCTGTATCTTCAGCAGACTCCATTTATAAACAATGTAAGCAACGGGAAGAAAAAGGCCTCAATATATTTCGTGTAGGAACATTCATCATTGAAAAGAATGGTGCTGAAATCAATCGTATAGTGGAGTTTCCAAAATATTCGATGGAAGTCGATTTGCTAAAAATCATTTCCGGCGAAACATATACTCCTCAATATGCAGCATACTCAAAAATCATTGAGTGGCTCAATGATGGCACCCTATCATCCAAAAATGTAAGCGGCTACAATCTTGCATCACAACTACGGGGTTCAGTATCTTACTATGGTGAGCTCAACGCATGTGGTTATGTGCTGTTGGCAGATAAGATGTATACAGAAGCACAAAAAGTATTTCAAACCAATACTGTATTATTTCCTGAAAAAAGCGAGGTATGGCACAGTCTTGCTGAATCACACTACAAAATGGTACAAAAATCTCAAGCTCTCTGGTGTATAGATCAGGGACTAAGAGTCAATAAATCATCTGAATTGGTAAAAGAATTTCTTGATTTACATGAGAAAGTGGTAATGTTAAAATAG
- a CDS encoding NAD(P)(+) transhydrogenase (Re/Si-specific) subunit beta — translation MDIIVKLAYLLASILFIIGIKMLNKPTTARKGNQLSALGMLIAIIATMFQLDILTLPEVLICIVIGSAIGYYISQKVQMTEMPEMVAVFNGFGGLASLFVGLSDFWLESVEKGEIVDNITLVSILVSILIGGITFTGSMVAYGKLSGKVSGNAIVFTGQHFVNLLLLVVAFVGGGLVLWQQDMMIGLWALVAISLLLGILVVIPIGGADMPVVISLLNSYSGMAACATGFVLNNYMLIVAGALVGSSGIILTNIMCKGMNRSLLNVVMGGFGQTSGSAPSVGGKSDMVVKEVGVEEAAVLFDSASSVVIVPGYGMAVAQAQHIIKELMDVLLKKNINVRFAIHPVAGRMPGHMNVLLAESNVPYDRLLEPEEIDDDLANTDIVYVVGANDVVNPAARHDKNSPIFGMPIINADKAKTVIVSKRSMASGYAGIENELFGYPNCLMLFGDAKATLTKVVNEIKEM, via the coding sequence ATGGATATTATAGTTAAATTAGCGTATCTCCTCGCTTCTATCTTATTTATCATCGGCATCAAGATGCTGAATAAACCCACTACAGCGCGTAAAGGTAATCAACTCTCCGCTCTTGGAATGCTTATTGCCATCATTGCGACAATGTTTCAACTTGATATCCTTACATTGCCGGAAGTACTGATTTGCATTGTCATTGGCTCTGCCATCGGATATTATATTTCGCAAAAGGTGCAAATGACTGAAATGCCTGAAATGGTAGCTGTATTTAATGGGTTTGGAGGGCTTGCTTCTCTATTTGTGGGACTTTCAGATTTTTGGTTAGAGTCTGTTGAAAAAGGGGAGATAGTAGATAATATTACGCTTGTAAGTATCCTGGTCTCTATACTGATAGGAGGTATCACTTTTACAGGATCAATGGTAGCATATGGTAAGCTCAGCGGAAAAGTAAGCGGAAATGCGATCGTGTTTACAGGTCAGCATTTCGTTAATTTATTGCTTCTCGTTGTGGCTTTTGTAGGAGGCGGATTAGTTTTGTGGCAGCAGGATATGATGATTGGTCTTTGGGCTTTGGTAGCCATATCGCTGCTTCTTGGTATTCTTGTAGTCATCCCTATCGGTGGAGCAGATATGCCTGTAGTGATTTCTTTGCTCAACTCATATTCCGGTATGGCTGCTTGTGCTACTGGCTTCGTCTTAAATAATTATATGTTGATTGTTGCCGGAGCATTGGTGGGATCGTCAGGTATCATACTGACAAATATCATGTGCAAAGGTATGAACCGTTCACTGCTCAATGTCGTGATGGGTGGATTTGGACAGACTTCCGGATCGGCTCCTTCGGTAGGTGGAAAATCTGACATGGTAGTAAAAGAAGTTGGTGTAGAAGAAGCAGCCGTCTTGTTTGACAGTGCTTCATCAGTAGTCATTGTACCGGGTTATGGTATGGCGGTAGCTCAGGCGCAGCATATCATCAAAGAGCTTATGGATGTTCTATTAAAAAAGAATATCAATGTACGTTTTGCCATACATCCGGTGGCGGGCAGGATGCCCGGGCACATGAACGTATTACTTGCTGAGTCCAACGTACCTTACGACCGACTTCTCGAGCCGGAAGAAATTGACGACGACCTTGCCAATACGGACATAGTCTATGTGGTTGGGGCTAATGATGTCGTGAATCCTGCAGCAAGACATGATAAAAATTCACCTATTTTTGGTATGCCGATCATCAATGCTGACAAAGCCAAAACTGTCATAGTGAGTAAAAGAAGTATGGCATCCGGGTATGCGGGCATCGAAAACGAGCTATTTGGTTACCCGAATTGTCTCATGCTGTTCGGAGATGCTAAAGCTACTCTGACAAAAGTAGTCAATGAGATTAAGGAAATGTAA
- a CDS encoding HAMP domain-containing histidine kinase, whose translation MKENHIRFLTIFGITAIIAIFVIQIYWVKQAFNITESQFEHNVTVALRQVAEKIAIKNKTNFSFKNPVIKINPRHYVVEVRSEIDAALLDHYLKTTFDYFNINQDVEYGIYGCETNEMVYCNYIQKNKPQKAVTLIELPKFEGLDYYFTVTFPHFAIVSLNNMPMWIVTSIVLVIVVLFILYALFIVFTQKSITRVQKDFINNMTHEFKTPISTISVIQQVISDPEIVKSPQRLNTYTKIIGDEIGRLNEQVEKILNITRLEKRQIDMHLEEIHANDIIEKVIQNLSHIEFEKEVTISSALNAQNDIILADKTHFTNVICNIIENGIKYSPSVAEISVITKNESDKLTISISDKGEGIDKKEFKKIFDKFYRIPKGDTHNVKGFGLGLFYVKQIAQAHQWNMKVESELGVGTTFYITIDQK comes from the coding sequence TTGAAAGAAAATCACATCAGATTTCTGACAATATTCGGCATAACAGCGATCATTGCCATCTTTGTCATCCAGATATACTGGGTCAAACAGGCATTTAATATCACTGAAAGCCAGTTTGAGCACAACGTGACTGTGGCACTGAGACAGGTTGCTGAAAAAATCGCCATCAAAAACAAAACCAACTTCAGCTTTAAAAATCCGGTCATAAAAATAAACCCCAGACATTATGTAGTCGAAGTGCGGAGTGAAATCGACGCCGCATTGCTGGATCACTACCTGAAGACCACTTTTGATTACTTCAATATCAATCAGGATGTAGAATATGGCATCTACGGATGTGAAACCAATGAAATGGTCTACTGTAATTATATTCAGAAAAATAAGCCGCAAAAAGCAGTCACACTCATTGAACTACCAAAATTTGAAGGCCTGGATTACTACTTTACAGTTACATTTCCGCACTTTGCGATAGTCTCACTCAATAATATGCCGATGTGGATCGTGACCTCCATCGTATTGGTCATAGTGGTATTGTTTATATTGTATGCCCTTTTTATAGTATTTACTCAGAAATCCATCACCAGGGTACAAAAGGATTTTATCAATAATATGACCCACGAATTTAAAACCCCCATCTCAACCATTTCGGTCATTCAGCAGGTGATATCCGATCCGGAAATTGTCAAGAGTCCGCAAAGACTCAATACCTACACAAAAATCATCGGTGACGAAATAGGAAGGCTCAATGAGCAGGTAGAAAAAATACTGAATATCACTCGTCTTGAAAAAAGGCAAATAGATATGCATCTTGAAGAAATCCATGCCAATGATATCATAGAGAAAGTCATTCAAAATCTTTCTCATATCGAATTTGAGAAGGAAGTTACTATAAGTTCTGCACTCAATGCACAAAATGACATCATTCTGGCAGATAAAACCCACTTTACCAATGTCATATGCAATATCATAGAAAACGGGATAAAATACTCTCCGTCGGTAGCAGAGATATCTGTCATTACAAAAAATGAAAGCGACAAGCTGACAATCAGCATTTCTGACAAAGGGGAGGGAATAGACAAGAAGGAATTCAAAAAAATATTTGATAAATTTTACAGAATTCCTAAAGGAGATACTCACAATGTCAAGGGATTTGGACTTGGTCTATTTTATGTAAAGCAAATCGCTCAGGCCCACCAATGGAATATGAAGGTAGAGTCTGAACTTGGCGTTGGGACAACATTTTATATCACAATAGATCAAAAGTAA
- a CDS encoding DUF1573 domain-containing protein, with the protein MKTLNLIVFGLLLTLSNMTGQSGNIGKGPKLVFKTTSIDYGTVANNTDPERIFHFTNTGDAPLLITDAKGSCGCTVPDYPHDAIAPGQSASIKVKYDTKRTGVFTKHITVTSNAGDPVTLTIKGEVKAAL; encoded by the coding sequence ATGAAAACTTTAAATTTAATCGTTTTTGGGTTGTTGCTTACGTTAAGTAACATGACAGGTCAATCAGGAAACATTGGTAAGGGACCAAAACTGGTATTTAAAACTACTTCCATCGACTATGGCACGGTAGCAAACAATACCGATCCTGAAAGAATTTTTCACTTTACCAATACCGGTGATGCGCCACTTTTGATTACTGATGCCAAGGGTAGCTGTGGCTGCACGGTACCTGATTATCCTCACGATGCTATCGCTCCCGGTCAGTCCGCATCTATCAAAGTAAAGTATGACACTAAGAGAACAGGAGTTTTTACAAAACACATCACCGTCACATCCAATGCCGGTGATCCTGTAACGCTTACCATCAAAGGCGAAGTGAAGGCCGCACTTTGA
- a CDS encoding NAD(P) transhydrogenase subunit alpha produces the protein MTVEYLIILIYILVLASYCGFELIAKVPPTLHTPLMSGSNAISGVTIVGAILCSNELGYTTVSKILGMLAIILAMINVVGGYAVTDRMLKMFKK, from the coding sequence ATGACCGTCGAATACTTAATCATATTGATATACATACTTGTGCTTGCAAGTTATTGCGGGTTTGAGTTGATAGCTAAAGTACCGCCTACATTGCATACTCCGCTCATGTCGGGTTCAAATGCCATATCAGGGGTAACTATAGTTGGAGCCATTTTATGCAGCAATGAATTGGGATATACCACAGTAAGCAAGATACTCGGAATGCTGGCCATCATACTGGCTATGATCAATGTAGTGGGTGGTTATGCCGTGACAGACAGAATGTTAAAGATGTTTAAAAAATAA
- a CDS encoding Re/Si-specific NAD(P)(+) transhydrogenase subunit alpha: MKIVVIKEIREGEKRVALTPDGVKSLTKAGYECHIESGAGEGSFISDEQYRNAGAHISTSKDELLSGGDILIKVNPPVADEIAKMKEGSVLISFMYAFSNAELVQTLMKRKVSAFSMDAVPRTTKAQRMDALSSQASLGGYKAVMMGANALGKIFPLMMTAAGTITPSRVLIFGAGVAGLQALATAKRLGAVVEVTDIRPGTKEEVESLGGRFLQVEGDDSVKVEGGYVKEVSEEYLRKQKEMINKHVADADLVITTAAVQGKKSPVLVTKEMVETMKTGSVIVDLAAESGGNCALTEAGKTIHHHGVTIIGERNLPGLLSQNASEMYSRNTTALLTYLATKDGFKWEMDEEITKGSLITHQGQVVHETTKNILNL, from the coding sequence ATGAAGATAGTTGTAATTAAAGAAATCCGTGAAGGAGAAAAAAGAGTTGCACTCACGCCTGACGGGGTCAAATCACTGACCAAAGCTGGATATGAATGCCACATAGAGTCAGGTGCCGGAGAAGGGTCATTTATCAGTGACGAACAGTACCGCAATGCTGGTGCTCATATTTCGACAAGTAAGGACGAATTATTATCAGGAGGTGACATACTCATTAAGGTCAACCCACCTGTCGCTGACGAAATTGCAAAGATGAAAGAAGGCAGTGTTCTGATTTCCTTCATGTACGCCTTTTCAAATGCTGAGCTGGTACAAACCCTTATGAAAAGAAAAGTATCTGCATTTTCAATGGATGCGGTACCCAGGACCACTAAAGCACAAAGAATGGACGCTCTCAGTTCCCAGGCAAGTCTCGGAGGATACAAGGCCGTCATGATGGGAGCTAATGCACTAGGTAAAATATTTCCACTGATGATGACAGCTGCCGGTACTATTACGCCTTCAAGAGTATTGATATTCGGAGCAGGTGTGGCAGGTTTACAAGCATTGGCAACAGCAAAAAGACTGGGTGCTGTAGTAGAAGTTACTGATATCAGACCAGGAACAAAAGAAGAGGTGGAGTCGCTCGGTGGACGCTTTCTTCAAGTAGAAGGTGACGACAGTGTCAAGGTGGAAGGAGGATATGTCAAAGAAGTCTCTGAAGAATACCTCAGAAAACAAAAAGAGATGATCAATAAACACGTTGCTGATGCGGATCTGGTCATCACCACGGCTGCAGTACAAGGTAAAAAATCGCCAGTATTGGTCACAAAGGAAATGGTAGAAACCATGAAGACGGGCTCGGTCATCGTAGATCTTGCTGCAGAGTCAGGAGGAAACTGTGCACTCACGGAGGCCGGAAAAACGATACATCATCATGGAGTCACCATCATAGGTGAAAGAAACCTTCCGGGTTTGTTGTCACAGAATGCCAGTGAAATGTACTCCCGCAACACCACAGCACTCCTCACTTACCTGGCTACAAAAGACGGTTTTAAGTGGGAGATGGATGAAGAAATTACCAAAGGAAGCCTTATCACCCATCAGGGACAAGTCGTCCACGAAACAACTAAAAATATTCTAAACCTATAA